A single region of the Hypanus sabinus isolate sHypSab1 chromosome 21, sHypSab1.hap1, whole genome shotgun sequence genome encodes:
- the LOC132379049 gene encoding elongation of very long chain fatty acids protein 5-like isoform X2, producing the protein MKNTQYQILLFYNMACSFMSLYTTLLFLHGLSIATSIFQKELFSELQQAYFMYWLVKNVELLDTVFMILRHRSRQVSFLHVYHHCSMVLLSDLTYHYYPWPAIAPFLLFNSSIHIILYFYYGQSAMNPTQRPVWKKRMTQLQITQFLFDLALAIWGYLFHGFCVYSILYGITMLCLFLNFYLKAFSSKKAT; encoded by the coding sequence ATCCTATTATTCTACAACATGGCCTGTAGCTTCATGAGCCTGTACACCACCCTTCTCTTCCTGCACGGCCTCAGCATCGCAACTTCCATCTTTCAGAAGGAGCTCTTCTCAGAACTGCAGCAGGCTTACTTCATGTACTGGCTTGTTAAAAACGTGGAGCTGCTAGACACGGTCTTCATGATCTTGAGGCATCGAAGCCGTCAGGTCTCCTTTCTTCatgtctaccatcactgcagcaTGGTGCTTCTGAGCGACCTGACCTATCATTACTACCCGTGGCCCGCCATTGCCCCGTTCCTGCTCTTCAATTCATCTATTCACATCATCTTGTATTTTTACTATGGTCAGAGTGCGATGAACCCAACGCAACGACCCGTGTGGAAAAAAAGAATGACACAATTACAAATCACTCAGTTTCTTTTCGACTTGGCTCTTGCTATCTGGGGCTATCTGTTTCACGGATTCTGTGTTTACAGTATTCTGTATGGTATAACAATGCTTTGCCTTTTCCTAAATTTCTATCTCAAAGCTTTCAGTTCCAAGAAAGCTACATAA